The Oscarella lobularis chromosome 12, ooOscLobu1.1, whole genome shotgun sequence genome window below encodes:
- the LOC136193715 gene encoding death-associated protein kinase 1-like — translation MTSSARSTIDRLATIIAKSNKDELRHFLSTERGFRSEQYEDGLSLIHYVAGREFDSAEEADDWLAYALLQKNQDIEMDSSGLRPLHCACKWGNIFGVEWLVNHGADINVEDGNGRTPYSYASASSIDTMRKMVCLEEHGYILQSFDIVWGAENQFSSSDKANEIFHHLVNEKGLSVDVTDEYGATPLHRACLYGSIFGVKWLLEHNADINSVNEFSRTPFMLACQISINRSAIVRYLGEKGADCRAKDHNGQTALFDATYNPSECEDNEVKDVLQYLVNEKGIYINSVDEEGTTPLLYACYEHPSFLVIQQLIELRADVSVRNKNEQNALHMVAKSYSEDASSVIDLLIKKGCDVTLQDKDGNTPYEVAEDGETRALLRQHYDAARFSVLQRQKVRPDSIKSCVVGEEKAGKTTYVISLLQLNQPQPKEEDRTPGVDIHNCEKEEVGKGSWWDFGAQPTFHSAHGLFFRQSNTMFNLILPVRDKEMTLEIFRRLQEKGRYWCAFTKASMRKLSSDENSRIHLVVIFNLIDFNEEASPELKVQLEEIVQDLKREFGDTFQISHVIELDCSKSQSDSMKDCRAKLKEIREEMLKTAEDVPELCQAIEKYLSLPDEKRNKPLAYFLTTEEFEKWVAEEVGITLSGDEKEVAVEYLDSSGIIINLGRQICVRPIWLCRNVIGPILAPPNFAIFTQTKESAMASKEDMERALRVFHTLHPSPYVATVDEAIQVLLYLELCIAVQGKPGVYQIPALLNDSIPDGTWVEDAEFDVYRGQRYECVKPVDIISPSSFVILQSRCYHMDDVSYEAWKNGFKLVKIAGNKMIHCLITMGRKKGHHCIDVVLRWSRKDDCEVVAKEFVDELKPQIAKVCDERSPGVILNWFYMDSSHLKELNEDPAIYSSKDVDQKVNDKALDDKLFSVRPEKKIFCIVRDLVIIVAEKTSSASGSFPADEDPVSDSLLKACAAVDGTDLDDMCMFFDICDDDLRDICEKTKGIVARRFKALKLWKKGADAPKVSLLLGLFDQVGVGRYVIQKKYEQLCSRK, via the exons ATGACATCGTCCGCTCGTTccacgatcgatcgattggcgACGATAATCGCGAAGAGTAATAAGGATGAATTGcgccattttctttctacggAGAGAGGATTTCGATCTGAGCAG taCGAAGATGGCTTGTCATTAATTCACTatgtggcgggaagagagtttgattcggcggaggaagccGATGATTGGCTCGCTTATGCGCTTCTTCAAAAGAATCAAGACATTGAAATGGACTCAAGT ggactccgcccacttcactgtgcgtgcaagtggggaaatatttttggcgttgaatggctcgtcaATCACGGTGCAGATATCAACGTGGAAGACGGA aatgGACGTACACCATATTCTTATGCCAGTGCAAGTTCTATTGACACAATGAGGAAAATGGTCTGTCTTGAAGAACATGGCTACATTTTGCAATCATTTGACATT GTTTGGGGagctgaaaatcaattttcctCATCTGATAAAGcaaacgagatttttcatcATCTCGTCAATGAAAAGGGATTGAGTGTCGACGTTACTGATGAG TATGGGGCCACTCCTCTGCATCGTGCCTGCTTGTatggaagcatttttggagtAAAATGGCTTTTGGAACACAACgctgatatcaatagcgtcAATGAG tTTAGCAGAACGCCTTTTATGTTGGCGTGTCAAATTTCCATCAATCGTTCAGCGATAGTTCGCTACTTGGGTGAAAAAGGAGCGGACTGTCGagcaaaagatcac aatgggcagacggctttgtttgATGCCACCTATAACCCCTCAGAGTGTGAAGATAACGAagtgaaagatgttcttcaaTATCTGGTCAATGAGAAAGGCATttatatcaattctgttgatGAG GAGGGAACGACACCCTTATTGTACGCATGTTATGAGCATCCTTCTTTCCTtgtcattcagcaactaattgaattaagaGCTGATGTCTCTGTCAGAAATAAG aacgaacaaaatgcattgcatatgGTTGCAAAAAGCTATTCAGAAGATGCATCATcagttattgatctattgattaagaagggttgtgacgtcacgctccAAGACAAG GACGGAAATACACCTTATGAGGTGGCTGAAGATGGTGAAACaagagctctccttcgacagcattac GACGCcgctcgattttccgttcttcaaagacaaaaagtTCGTCCAGATTCGATTAAATCGTGCGTGGTTGGGGAAGAAAaggcgggaaaaacgacgtacgtgatttctcttcttcaactcaatcaACCCCAacccaaagaagaagatcgtaCACCCGGGGTTGATATCCATAATTGTGAAAAAGAGGAagttggcaaaggatcgtGGTGGGACTTTGGTGCCCAACCCACATTCCACAGCGCAcacggtctcttctttcgccaATCGAATACAATGTTCAATCTCATTCTTCCTGTTCGAGATAAAGAGATGACGTTAGAaatctttcgtcgtcttcaagaaAAAGGACGATATTGGTGTGCGTTTACGAAGGCTTCAATGAGAAAGCTTTCGTCTGACGAAAATTCGCGCATTcacctcgtcgtcattttcaatCTCATTGATTTCAATGAGGAGGCGAGCCCTGAGCTGAAAGTTCAGCTGGAAGAAATCGTCCAAGATCTTAAGAGAGAATTCGGAGACACGTTCCAAATTTCACACGTGATCGAACTGGATTGCAGCAAGAGCCAATCAGATAGCATGAAGGACTGTCGtgcaaaattgaaagaaattcgCGAGGAAATGCTCAAA ACGGCAGAAGATGTTCCTGAATTGTGCCAGGCCATCGAGAagtatctttctcttccagacgagaagagaaataaaCCGTTGGCTTATTTTCTGACCACCGAAGAATTCGAGAAGTGGGTCGCTGAAGAAGTTGGCATTACGTTGAgtggcgacgagaaagaagtggCCGTCGAATATCTTGACTCGTCCGGAATA aTTATTAATCTTGGTCGTCAAATTTGCGTTCGACCCATTTGGCTTTGTCGCAACGTCATTGGTCCAATTCTCGCTCCGCCCAATTTTGCCATCTTCACGCAAACCAAAGAATCGGCCATGGCATCAAAGGAAGACATGGAACGGGCTCTGAGGGTTTTTCATACTCTACATCCGTCTCCGTACGTGGCGACAGTTGACGAAGCAATTCAAGTTCTTCTCTACCTCGAACTCTGCATTGCGGTCCAAGGCAAGCCTGGAGTGTATCAAATACCCGCTCTTCTCAACGATTCCATTCCGGACGGCACGTGGGTTGAAGATGCGGAATTTGACGTGTATCGTGGCCAACGATACGAGTGCGTTAAGCCGGTCGATATCAtctctccgtcgtcgttcgtcattCTTCAATCTCGTTGCTATCACATGGACGACGTGAGCTACGAAGCGTGGAAGAACGGCTTCAAATTAGTAAAGATCGCCGGTAACAAAATGATCCACTGTCTTATCACAATGGGCAGAAAGAAAGGGCATCActgcatcgacgtcgtcctccGCTGGTCGAGGAAAGACGACTGTGAAGTCGTCGCGaaggaattcgtcgacgaactgaAGCCACAGATCGCTAAAGtgtgcgacgaacgaagtccGGGAGTCATTCTCAACTGGTTCTATATGGACAGTTCTCATCTCAAAGAACTCAACGAAGACCCGGCTATTTATTCATCGAAGGATGTCGATCAAAAGGTCAATGACAAGGCTCTTGATGACAAACTGTTCTCCGTTCGaccagaaaaaaagatcttTTGTATTGTCAGAGATTTGGTGATTATTGTAGCTGAGAAGACTAGTTCCGCTTCAG GTTCTTTTCCCGCTGATGAAGATCCGGTGTCAGATTCTCTACTTAAAGCGTGcgctgccgtcgacggaacaGATCTGGACGACATGTGTATGTTTTTTGAcatctgcgacgacgatcttcgtGACATTTGTGAAAAGACGAAAGgcatcgtcgctcgtcgatttaAAGCGCTGAAGTTGTGGAAGAAGGGAGCAGACGCGCCAAAAGTAAGCCTACTTTTGGGGTTGTTTGATCAGGTGGGCGTCGGACGATACgttattcaaaaaaaatatgaaCAACTGTGCTCACGTAAGTAG
- the LOC136193725 gene encoding signal transducer and activator of transcription 5B-like has protein sequence MDLVWRHLLGPWQDGLILGFETKQEAQELLQSRPRGTFLLRFSDSEVGGVTVAWVADNDQGERQVWNLQPWWAKDFAIRSLADRIHDLLQLQFLYPDIPKNTAFGQYYNPLQVDSNSKNTDYVSTILSVTIPGGSGGGSSVATTESVATPASQSSVDLLKTEANKAAVRDSAEMTQAFFGASLSPQSAGSIQSPEGGSAIGTGDIDSMMDFPVAFSTGSEPTDINEFFQNFQRSS, from the exons ATGGATCTCGTATGGCGTCACTTACTCGGTCCATGGCAAGACgg ATTGATTCTTGGTTTTGAGACGAAACAAGAGGCTCAAGAACTCCTTCAAAGTCGTCCACGCGGaacgtttctccttcgttttaGCGACTctgaagtgggcggagttACGGTGGCTTGGGTCGCAGATAACGATCAAGGAGAACGTCAAGTGTGGAATCTACAGCCGTGGTGGGCAAAAGACTTTGCTATTCGTTCTCTAGCAGACAG AATTCATGATCTTCTACAATTGCAATTTCTTTATCCAGATATTCCCAAGAATACAGCGTTTGGTCAATATTATAATCCATTGCAAG TTGATTCGAATTCTAAAAATACCGACTacgtttcgacgattctTTCAGTCACAATTCCCGGAGG TTCTGGTGGCGGAAGTTCTGTTGCCACAACGGAGAGCGTTGCAACACCAGCATCACAATCATCCGTT GATTTGCTTAAAACGGAAGCAAATAAAGCGGCGGTTCGTGACAGCGCCGAAATGACCCAGGCATTCTTTGGCGCTTCTCTGAGTCCCCAAAGTGCCGGAAGTATCCAAAGCCCCGAAGGCGGAAGTGCCATTGGAACGGGCGACATTGATTCAATGATGGACTTTCCCGTCGCTTTTTCAACTGGATCTGAGCCCACTGATATCAATGAATTCTTTCAAAATTTCCAAAGATCCTCGTGA
- the LOC136193714 gene encoding death-associated protein kinase 1-like — translation MTSSARSTIDRLATIIAMRNEDELRHFLSTEEGFRSEQFDPRLSLIHYMAVREFDSAEEADDWLSYAIVQKNQDIEKESFLSELRPLHCACKWGNIFGVEWLVTHGANINVKDNDGRTPYFHACLSSVDTMKKMVYLKEHGYILSPSDIVWAAENQFSSSDKANEIFHHLVNEKGLSVNAIEEENGYTPLHCACRDGSIFGVKWLGEHHADINSVNWDGRTPFMLACRSSINRLAKVRYLDEKGANCRAKDDYGMTALFHATRPSECEDDEVKDVLQYLVNEKGIDINSVDEEGRTPLLYACIYGPSFLVIQQLIELGADVSVRNKNKQNALHIVAQSPFGVDASVIDLLIEKSVDVTCQDQDGDTPHQLAEDGERRALLRQHYDAARFSVLQRETISPDSIKVCVVGDEKAGKTTYVISLLQLNQPQPKDEDRTPGVDIHNCENEEVGKGSWWDFGAQPTFHSAHGLFFRQSNTMFNLILPVRAEEKMTSEIVLRLLEKGRYWCAFSKASMRTHSPGKKSLIHLVVIFNLIGFNEEAGPELRCGLKEVVQVLQREFDDTFKISHVIEMDCSKSQSDSMKDCRAKLKEIREEMLKTAEGVPKLCQAIEEYLSLPDEKRKKRLTCFLTTEEFEKWVAKEVGITLSDDEKTVAVEYLDSSGIIINLGRRICVRPIWLCHNVIGPILAPPNFAVFTQTRESAMASKKDIARALRAFENLFELKKGHPSPFAATVDEAIEVLLYLELCIWIEGKEGKPGVYQIPALLNDSIPDGTWVEDAEFDVYRGQRYECDKPVDIISPSSFVILQSRCYHMPNVRHKAWKNGIKLIKIVEDKEVECLITMDAKMSHHCIDVVLRWSSKDDCEAVAREFLNELKSMISKACDERSPGVILNWFYIDSSHLKELNEDPAIYSSSEVDKKMKDPEKALNHKLFSARPEGEKRCRIKDLVIIVAGTTTSGSVSFPADEDPVSDSLLKACVVIDGANWELMSVALDISQDDRSDIRKSQSESMVCRQEVLNRWKKPPTLTVGKFLQLLKIANIGRDAIKKSYEKLFGHS, via the exons ATGACATCGTCCGCTCGTTctacgatcgatcgattggccACAATAATCGCGATGAGAAATGAGGATGAATTGcgccattttctttctacggaagaaggatttcgatctgaGCAG tTCGATCCCCGCTTGTCATTAATTCACTATATGGCGGTAAGAGAGTTTGAttcggcggaggaagccGATGATTGGCTCAGTTATGCGATtgtgcaaaagaatcaagacATTGAAAAGGAATCATTCTTG TCTGaactccgcccacttcactgtgcgtgcaagtggggaaatatttttggcgttgaatggctcgtcaCTCACGGTGCAAATATCAACGTGAAAGACAAT GATGGACGTACGCCATATTTTCATGCCTGTTTaagttccgttgacacaatgaagaaaatggtctaTCTCAAAGAACATGGCTACATTTTGTCACCATCTGATATT gTTTGGGCagctgaaaatcaattttcctCATCTGATAAAGcaaacgagatttttcatcATCTCGTCAATGAAAAGGGATTGAGTGTCAATgctattgaagaagag AATGGGTACACTCCTCTGCATTGTGCCTGCAGGGatggaagcatttttggagtGAAATGGCTTGGGGAACACCACgctgatatcaatagcgtcAACTGG gaTGGCAGAACGCCTTTTATGTTGGCGTGTAGAAGTTCCATCAATCGTTTAGCAaaagttcgctacttggatgaaaaaggagcaaacTGTCGAGCAAAAGATGAC TATGGGAtgacggctttgtttcatGCCACCCGTCCCTCAGagtgtgaagatgacgaagtgaaagatgttcttcaaTATCTTGTTAatgagaaaggcattgatatcaattctgttgatGAG GAGGGAAGGACACCCTTATTGTACGCATGTATATATGGTCCTTCTTTCCTtgtcattcagcaactaattgaattaggagctgatGTCTCTGTCAGAAATAAG aacaaacaaaatgcattgcatatCGTTGCGCAGAGCCCTTTCGGAGTAGACGCATCcgttattgatctattgattgagaagagtgttgacgtcacgtgtcaagATCAG GACGGAGACACGCCTCATCAGTTGGCTGAAGATGGTGAAAGGcgagctctccttcgacagcattac gacgccgctcgattttccgttcttcaacgagaaacAATTTCTCCAGATTCGATTAAAGTGTGCGTGGTTGGGGACGAAAaggcgggaaaaacgacgtacgtgatttctcttcttcaactcaatcaACCCCAACCCAAAGATGAAGATCGTACACCCGGAGTCGATATCCATAATTGTGAAAATGAGGAagttggcaaaggatcgtGGTGGGACTTTGGCGCCCAACCCACATTCCACAGCGCACATggtctcttcttccgccaATCAAATACAATGTTCAATCTCATTCTTCCTGTTCGGGCGGaagagaagatgacgtcagaaatcgttcttcgtcttctagaAAAAGGACGATATTGGTGTGCGTTCTCCAAGGCTTCAATGAGAACGCATTCGCCTGGCAAAAAATCGCTCATTcacctcgtcgtcattttcaatCTCATTGGTTTCAATGAGGAGGCGGGTCCTGAGTTGAGATGTGGGCTGAAAGAAGTCGTCCAAGTTCTTCAGagagaattcgacgacacgtTCAAAATTTCACACGTGatcgaaatggattgcagcAAGAGCCAATCAGATAGCATGAAGGACTGTCGagcaaaattgaaagaaattcgcgaagaaatgctcaaG ACGGCAGAAGGTGTTCCTAAATTGTGCCAAGCCATTGAGGagtatctttctcttccagacgagaagagaaagaaacggtTGACTTGTTTTCTGACCACTGAAGAATTCGAAAAGTGGGTCGCTAAAGAAGTTGGAATCACGTTGAGTGATGACGAGAAAACAGTGGCCGTTGAATATCTTGACTCATCCGGAATA ATTATTAATCTtggtcgtcgaatttgcgtTCGACCCATTTGGCTTTGTCACAACGTCATTGGTCCAATTCTCGCTCCGCCCAATTTTGCCGTCTTCACGCAAACCAGAGAATCGGCCATGGCATCAAAGAAAGATATTGCACGGGCTCTGAGggcttttgaaaatcttttCGAGCTAAAAAAAGGTCATCCGTCTCCATTTGCGGCGACAGTTgacgaagcaattgaagTTCTTCTCTACCTCGAACTCTGCATTTGGATCGAAGGCAAGGAAGGCAAGCCTGGAGTGTATCAAATACCCGCTCTTCTCAACGATTCTATTCCGGACGGCACGTGGGTTGAAGATGCGGAATTTGACGTGTATCGTGGCCAACGATACGAGTGCGATAAGCCGGTCGATATCATCTCTCCATCGTCGTTTGTCATTCTTCAATCTCGTTGCTATCACATGCCCAACGTGAGACACAAAGCGTGGAAGAACGGCATCAAATTAATaaagatcgtcgaagataaAGAAGTCGAGTGTCTCATCACAATGGACGCGAAGATGAGCCACCAttgcattgacgtcgtcCTCCGCTGGTCGAGCAAAGACGACTGTGAAGCCGTCGCGAGGGAATTCCTCAACGAGCTCAAATCAATGATTTCTAAAGcgtgcgacgaacgaagtccGGGAGTCATTCTCAATTGGTTTTATATAGACAGTTCTCATCTCAAAGAACTCAACGAAGACCCGGCCATTTATTCGTCAAGTGAAGTTGATAAGAAGATGAAAGACCCCGAAAAGGCTCTCAATCACAAATTATTTTCCGCTCGACCGGAAGGAGAGAAGCGTTGTCGTATCAAAGATTTGGTGATTATTGTAGCTGGGACGACTACTTCCGGTTCAG TCTCTTTTCCCGCCGATGAAGATCCGGTGTCAGATTCTCTACTTAAAGCTTGCGTTGTCATCGACGGAGCTAATTGGGAACTAATGAGTGTTGCATTAGATATTAGCCAGGACGATCGTTCTGACATCAGAAAAAGCCAAAGCGAAAGCATGGTTTGTCGACAGGAAGTTCTGAACCGGTGGAAGAAACCGCCGACACTCACAGTAGGAAAATTTCTACAACTTCTTAAGATCGCTAATATCGGCCGAGATGCTATCAAAAAATCATACGAGAAACTTTTTGGACATTCCTAG
- the LOC136193713 gene encoding death-associated protein kinase 1-like, translating to MTSSAPSTIDRLATIIEKKKNEDELRRFLSTEEGFRSEQYFDDDLSLIHYVAGREFDSAEEADDWLTYAIVQRNQDIEKESYGDELRPLHCACSWGNNFGVEWLVNHGANVNVKDDDGRTPYYYACLSSVDTMKKMVYLEEHGYILSPDDIVWAGVNQFSSYEKANEIFHHLVNEKGLSVNAIRKEYGWTPLHRACSNGSIFGVKWLGEHDADINSVDKDGQTSFMCACLSSINRSAKVRYLDEKGVDCRAKDDEGKTALFYATNDCYSECEDDEVKDVLRYLVIEKDIDINSVDEKGRTPLLYACKEHPSFIVIQQLIELGADVSLRDKNEQNAFHMVAQSYSSVYKPIIDLLIEKGCDVTCQDKKGKTPYEVAENGKIRALLRHHYDAARFYVLRQREKVRPDSIKVCVVGPAMAGKTTYVNSLLQLNEPPPKEDDRTPGVDIHYCKNEKVGKGSWWDFGAQPTFHSAHGLFFRQSNTMFNLILPVREEEKMTSDIVRRLLEKGRYWCAFSKTSMRTLSSDKNSFIHLVVIFNLIGFNKGASPELKSALKQVVEVFQRDFEDTFKISHVIKMDCSKSQSACMKDCRAKLKEIREEMLETAEGVPKLCQAIEKCLSLPDEKRKKPLAYFLTTDEFEKWVAEEVGITLSGDEKKVAIEYLDSSSRIINLGRRICVRPIWLCHNVIGPILAPPNFAVFTPTKELAMASKKDIARALRAFENLFELKKGHPSPYVATVDEAIEVLLYLELCIPVQSKPRVYQIPALLNDSIPDGTWVEDAEFDVYRGQRYECDKPVDIISPSSFVILQSRCYHMPNVSYEAWKDGLKLTKIANSKVVIQCFITMGIKKEHHCIDVILRWSSKDDCEAVAKEFVDELKPMIAAVCDERSPGVILSWFYLHSSHLKQLDEDPAIYSSHTVDQKVNDKALDDKLFSVRPEKKIFCCVRDLVINVAGTTTSASGSLPADEDPVSEHLLKACAAVDEAQWEEMYFALGLSLNDYSDIERSASVNKIRRWKVLDQWKKQAKSPTVGRLLRLLKFAKISRSAIEKTYYELFGQS from the exons ATGACATCGTCCGCTCCTTctacgatcgatcgattggcTACGAtaatcgagaagaagaaaaatgaggATGAATTGCGCCGTTTTCTGTCTACGGAAGAAGGATTTCGATCAGAGCAG taTTTCGACGATGACTTGTCATTAATTCACTatgtggcgggaagagagtttgattcggcggaggaagccGATGATTGGCTCACTTATGCGATTGTGCAAAGGAATCAAGACATTGAGAAGGAATCATACGGG GATGaactccgcccacttcatTGTGCGTGTTCGTGGGGAAATAattttggcgttgaatggctcgtcaATCACGGTGCAAATGTCAACGTGAAAGATGAT GATGGACGTACGCCATATTATTATGCCTGTTTaagttccgttgacacaatgaagaaaatggtctaTCTCGAAGAACATGGATACATTTTGTCACCAGATGATATT GTTTGGGCAGGTGtaaatcaattttcgtcatatgaaaaagcaaacgagatttttcatcATCTCGTCAATGAAAAGGGATTGAGTGTCAACGCTATTAGGAAAGAG TATGGGTGGACTCCTCTGCATCGTGCCTGCTCCaatggaagcatttttggagtGAAATGGCTTGGGGAACACGACgctgatatcaatagcgtcGACAAG gaTGGCCAAACGTCTTTTATGTGTGCGTGTCTCAGTTCCATCAATCGTTCAGcgaaagttcgctacttggatgaaaaaggagTCGACTGTCGAGCAAAAGATGAC gaagggaagacggctttgttttatgcCACTAATGATTGTTACTCAGAGTGTGAAGATGATGAagtgaaagatgttcttcgatatcttgtcattgagaaagacattgatatcaattctgttgatGAG aaggGAAGGACACCCTTATTGTATGCATGTAAGGAACATCCTTCTTTCATtgtcattcagcaactaattgaattaggagctgatGTTTCTCTCAGAGACAAG AATGAACAAAATGCATTCCATATGGTTGCACAGAGCTATTCAAGCGTATACAAGCcaattattgatctattgattgagaagggttgtgacgtcacgtgtcaagacaag AAAGGAAAGACACCTTATGAGGTGGCTGAGAATGGTAAAATCagagctctccttcgacatCATTAC GACGCCGCTCGATTTTACGTTCTtcgacaaagagaaaaagttcGTCCAGATTCGATTAAAGTGTGCGTGGTTGGTCCCGCAATGGCGgggaaaacgacgtacgtgaattctcttcttcaactcaatGAACCCCCACCCAAAGAAGATGATCGTACACCCGGGGTTGATATTCATTATTGTAAAAATGAGAAagttggcaaaggatcgtGGTGGGATTTTGGTGCTCAACCCACATTCCACAGCGCAcacggtctcttctttcgccaATCAAATACAATGTTCAATCTCATTCTTCCTGTTcgggaggaagagaagatgacgtcagacatcgttcgtcgtcttctagAAAAAGGGCGATATTGGTGTGCGTTCTCCAAGACTTCAATGAGAACGCTTTCGTCTGACAAAAATTCGTTCATTCACCTTGTCGTCATTTTCAATCTCATTGGTTTCAATAAGGGGGCGAGCCCTGAGTTGAAAAGTGCGCTGAAACAAGTCGTCGAAGTTTTTCAGAGAGACTTCGAAGACACGTTCAAAATTTCACACGTTATCAAAATGGATTGCAGCAAGAGCCAATCAGCTTGCATGAAAGACTGCCGagcaaaattgaaagaaattcgcgaagaaatgcttGAG ACGGCAGAAGGTGTTCCTAAATTGTGCCAAGCCATCGAGAAgtgtctttctcttccagacgagaagagaaagaaaccgTTGGCTTATTTTCTGACCACCGATGAATTCGAAAAGTGGGTCGCTGAAGAAGTTGGCATTACGTTGAgtggcgacgagaaaaaagtggcTATCGAATATCTTGACTCGTCTTCAAGA attattaatcttggtcgtcgaatttgcgtTCGACCCATTTGGCTTTGTCACAACGTCATTGGTCCAATTCTCGCTCCGCCCAATTTTGCCGTCTTCACGCCAACCAAAGAATTGGCCATGGCATCAAAGAAAGATATTGCACGGGCTCTGAGGGCTTTCGAAAATCTTTTCGAGCTTAAAAAAGGTCATCCGTCTCCATACGTTGCGACAGTTgacgaagcaattgaagTTCTTCTCTACCTCGAACTGTGCATTCCGGTCCAAAGCAAGCCTAGAGTGTATCAAATACCCGCTCTTCTCAACGATTCCATTCCGGACGGCACGTGGGTTGAAGATGCGGAATTTGACGTGTATCGTGGCCAACGATACGAGTGCGATAAGCCGGTCGATATCAtctctccgtcgtcgttcgtcattCTTCAATCTCGTTGCTATCACATGCCCAACGTGAGCTACGAAGCTTGGAAGGACGGCTTGAAATTAACAAAGATCGCCAATAGCAAAGTAGTGATCCAGTGTTTTATCACAATGGGCATAAAGAAAGAACACCAttgcatcgacgtcattcttcgCTGGTCGAGCAAAGACGACTGTGAAGCCGTCGCGaaggaattcgtcgacgaactgaAGCCAATGATCGCTGCCGtgtgcgacgaacgaagtccGGGAGTCATTCTCAGCTGGTTTTATCTACACAGTTCTCATCTCAAACAACtcgacgaagatccggcTATTTATTCGTCGCATACAGTCGATCAAAAGGTCAATGACAAGGCTCTTGATGACAAACTGTTCTCCGTTCGaccagaaaaaaagatcttCTGCTGTGTCAGAGATTTAGTGATTAACGTAGCTGGGACGACTACTTCCGCTTCAG GCTCTCTTCCCGCCGATGAAGATCCGGTGTCAGAACACCTACTTAAAGCTTGcgctgccgtcgacgaagcacAATGGGAAGAAATGTATTTTGCCCTTGGTCTTAGCCTGAACGATTATAGTGACATCGAGAGAAGCGCCAGCGTGAACAAGATTCGTCGGTGGAAAGTTCTTGACCAGTGGAAGAAACAAGCGAAATCGCCGACAGTAGGAAGACTTCTACGACTTCTTAAGTTCGCTAAGATCAGCCGATCTGCTATCGAAAAAACGTACTATGAACTTTTTGGACAGTCCTAG